The proteins below are encoded in one region of Leptospira terpstrae serovar Hualin str. LT 11-33 = ATCC 700639:
- a CDS encoding Kelch repeat-containing protein gives MRCTFSLFLALLIFHCKIENQSKNIFDPSTLTGGSVAVLTSLAFQDEVQITSRYQSSDYPSFVNTEILDLDLSKPVASHFNKSHFHISNHYANDLVLRDVFPLSESKIRVLFSVSSRSEWRDPISIFIQKPNSLVEYAFNGKQFDFKFPYPRYIGNISEAKGQITSKLLNDGRILLVGGVSISGNTVATVEIFNPETGTTSLLPSLSQSLMGMAICTDPEGVVYVSGGKTISGPATLISQFSNKIFRINGIDQTVVELPVVMQKGRYGHTMVCLSNGDLLISGGQFQIGTDHTALANDHENISVRNLSVTTLPSSANLPMNTMFHFAEYDATNQRVLFFGGKDRTDPYANYINTIRSLNLTSQSLYTISVLMPTSRSNVTAIVTTSGDRLVLGGVMGGAVGSRSIESWNESNATTQTNGFTSRIKNGSSIVPFSGSQVLYTGGVDTYYKSGILELYDHIERKNFVVDTMMNARSEHTAIQTRRGIVIFGDSVLADTRVELYGKD, from the coding sequence ATGCGATGCACTTTTAGTTTATTCTTAGCTCTATTGATTTTTCATTGTAAGATAGAAAACCAATCAAAAAATATATTTGATCCAAGTACGCTAACTGGTGGTTCTGTTGCTGTATTGACATCCTTGGCATTCCAAGATGAAGTTCAAATTACTTCTAGATACCAATCGAGTGATTACCCTTCTTTTGTGAATACTGAAATCTTAGATTTAGATTTGAGTAAACCTGTAGCTTCCCATTTTAATAAAAGCCATTTTCATATTTCAAATCATTATGCCAATGATTTGGTATTAAGAGATGTATTCCCACTTTCAGAATCAAAGATCCGTGTTTTATTTTCTGTTTCTTCAAGGTCAGAGTGGAGAGATCCAATTTCCATATTCATTCAAAAGCCAAACTCACTAGTTGAATATGCATTTAATGGAAAACAATTCGATTTTAAATTTCCTTATCCTCGTTATATAGGAAATATTTCCGAAGCCAAAGGTCAGATCACATCTAAACTTTTAAATGATGGTAGGATTCTATTGGTTGGTGGTGTTTCTATTTCAGGTAACACTGTAGCAACTGTTGAGATTTTTAATCCAGAGACAGGAACCACTTCCTTACTTCCTTCGCTAAGTCAAAGTTTGATGGGAATGGCAATCTGTACAGATCCCGAAGGTGTGGTCTATGTTTCAGGTGGTAAAACAATATCTGGTCCGGCCACATTGATTTCTCAATTCAGTAATAAAATTTTCAGAATAAATGGAATTGATCAAACAGTTGTAGAACTCCCTGTAGTAATGCAGAAAGGGCGATATGGACATACAATGGTATGTTTGAGTAATGGAGATTTGTTAATTTCAGGAGGACAATTTCAAATAGGTACAGACCACACGGCTCTTGCGAACGACCACGAAAATATTTCTGTTCGCAACTTATCAGTAACAACCTTACCTTCTAGTGCAAATCTACCAATGAATACTATGTTTCATTTTGCGGAATATGATGCAACGAACCAGAGAGTTTTGTTCTTTGGGGGAAAGGACCGGACAGATCCATATGCCAACTATATAAATACTATCAGAAGTTTGAATTTAACCTCTCAGTCCTTATATACAATCTCAGTCCTTATGCCAACGTCAAGATCGAATGTCACGGCGATCGTTACAACCAGTGGAGATCGGTTAGTTTTAGGTGGAGTGATGGGAGGAGCTGTTGGTTCTCGTAGTATTGAATCATGGAATGAATCAAATGCTACAACACAAACCAATGGATTTACAAGTAGAATCAAAAATGGAAGTTCGATTGTCCCGTTTTCGGGTTCTCAAGTTTTATATACCGGTGGAGTAGATACATATTATAAGTCTGGGATTTTGGAGTTATACGATCATATAGAAAGGAAAAACTTTGTCGTTGATACGATGATGAATGCTCGTTCGGAACATACAGCTATCCAAACTCGTAGGGGAATTGTAATCTTTGGCGATTCTGTTTTGGCAGACACAAGAGTGGAACTATATGGGAAAGATTAA
- a CDS encoding caspase family protein, with protein sequence MKSKILIFLFIAAPAMVFADTQSKRFGFVVGVSEYKNLTLGDLKTAKNDALGMTKILFSYGSYNRIQTLVQEGSVNSTPTKYNILSNFEALLEETNPDDLFVFYFSGHGIVDYNDKVYLLPEDASPTKPFESGIAVEQLLEMTRKYKLKRVVFFIDACRNPEDGKGEEGRKFLEGSSFRDSEIVSVFYSTKVGYSSFEDPKSGYGIFTKFLIYGLEGRADSNFNGEVSYSELSNYVITALRDWSKTNQKLQKPYTKEYAEKSEDTILTYAVNPETSLADAPLFNPYNPTYAFRSFLFPGWGQYARGQEEKGKVYMSIFALGVLYAGYQYNTYRQDKASYESAVGLPPNPRIAETVALNYYLIEPHRQRMESSRTNLSQALTMLLILWSANVFDFYLLGPNPKEKSGVWLEFHWENQGYMGIDRVGKLGYAMHF encoded by the coding sequence ATGAAGTCTAAAATTCTAATATTCTTATTTATTGCTGCTCCTGCCATGGTGTTTGCTGATACCCAGTCTAAACGATTTGGTTTTGTAGTGGGAGTAAGTGAATACAAAAATTTGACTCTTGGTGATTTAAAAACCGCAAAAAACGATGCCTTGGGAATGACCAAAATTCTATTTAGTTACGGTTCTTACAACAGAATCCAAACTTTGGTGCAGGAGGGCTCGGTAAATTCAACTCCAACAAAGTATAATATTCTAAGTAATTTTGAGGCCTTGTTAGAAGAAACAAATCCTGATGATTTGTTTGTATTTTATTTTTCTGGCCATGGTATTGTTGATTATAACGATAAAGTTTATTTACTTCCTGAGGATGCAAGTCCCACAAAACCATTTGAGTCAGGAATTGCTGTGGAACAACTCCTTGAAATGACAAGGAAATACAAACTAAAGCGAGTGGTTTTCTTTATTGATGCCTGTCGAAATCCAGAAGATGGGAAAGGGGAAGAGGGAAGAAAATTTTTAGAAGGAAGTTCCTTTAGAGATTCTGAAATTGTTTCCGTTTTTTATTCCACAAAAGTAGGTTATTCCAGTTTCGAGGACCCAAAGTCCGGTTACGGAATCTTTACTAAGTTTTTGATTTACGGATTGGAAGGAAGAGCTGATTCCAATTTTAACGGTGAGGTTTCTTACTCAGAATTGTCTAATTATGTCATTACCGCTTTGCGAGACTGGTCAAAGACTAACCAAAAATTACAAAAACCATATACTAAGGAATATGCTGAGAAATCGGAAGACACGATTCTTACTTACGCAGTCAATCCTGAGACTTCACTTGCGGATGCTCCTTTATTCAATCCATACAATCCTACTTATGCCTTTCGTTCTTTTTTATTTCCTGGTTGGGGACAGTATGCTCGCGGACAAGAAGAGAAGGGAAAAGTATATATGTCTATTTTTGCCCTTGGGGTCCTTTATGCAGGATATCAGTACAATACCTATAGACAGGATAAGGCAAGTTATGAATCGGCGGTGGGTCTCCCACCAAACCCACGGATCGCAGAAACTGTGGCATTGAACTATTATTTAATTGAACCGCACAGGCAAAGAATGGAATCTTCGCGCACCAATTTATCTCAGGCACTGACTATGCTTCTGATCCTTTGGTCGGCAAATGTGTTTGATTTTTATCTGTTGGGACCCAATCCTAAGGAAAAGTCGGGTGTTTGGCTCGAGTTCCATTGGGAAAACCAAGGGTATATGGGAATAGATAGAGTTGGGAAGTTAGGATATGCGATGCACTTTTAG
- a CDS encoding methyl-accepting chemotaxis protein, with amino-acid sequence MSTRTSLESKKTKKNWVELGPVYVNRVRFLLAGFYIIATLGSYKTSTTLQTTSYLVGITCMFLYGGVQAYLFKKEKLHAFFPKALIILDITVLFAVTASGLMGGSTVAADLIKSPTLYVLYYFYVVYSAFLFSKRTLLMSTYYSAFCLILILVIGYGQGVAFKEAEGLQSEKGTVGISNEVFKILFLICFGYLTSAVLNLLNEIKNESEDRQKIAETERTTADNLNRNLVQVGSDLFKTLKSIREITTDFNNQIESQDKSIHELTEFVSSFSESIQSSVDNIGKQHNQITLLNHKSDTLKLSISEIGTVVEELNSNMSDFQDRSNVLSHTVKNLEERLRSVNESQKEVSEVNDIMAEIADRTNLLALNASIEAARAGEHGRGFAVVAQEVAKLAENSNENATKIKKIITTSNRFIQEGTELASVSLQQTESLQSKYELLSGVIKTATNKISSQKNINNEVLESLDLIESISKELDQESKILNRDKDQMIAVVQKMDEINREVVINARKVGENTLSLEKQAADLAAEQ; translated from the coding sequence ATGTCGACGAGAACTAGTTTAGAATCAAAAAAAACCAAAAAAAACTGGGTAGAATTGGGCCCTGTATACGTGAATCGAGTCAGGTTTCTTTTGGCGGGATTCTATATCATTGCTACCCTAGGTTCCTATAAAACTTCCACCACATTACAAACTACGAGTTATCTCGTCGGGATTACTTGTATGTTTTTGTATGGTGGGGTTCAGGCCTATTTGTTCAAAAAAGAAAAGTTACATGCGTTTTTTCCGAAGGCACTCATCATTTTGGACATAACGGTTTTATTTGCGGTCACAGCTTCCGGATTAATGGGAGGCAGTACAGTGGCGGCAGATTTAATCAAATCTCCCACTCTCTATGTTTTGTATTATTTTTATGTGGTGTATTCTGCATTTTTGTTTTCCAAACGAACTCTCCTTATGAGTACCTACTATTCCGCTTTTTGTTTGATACTAATTTTAGTGATCGGTTATGGACAAGGGGTTGCATTTAAAGAAGCAGAAGGATTACAAAGTGAAAAAGGAACGGTAGGTATTTCTAATGAAGTATTTAAAATTTTATTTTTAATTTGTTTTGGATATTTAACTTCTGCCGTTTTAAATTTATTAAACGAAATCAAAAACGAGTCAGAAGACCGACAAAAAATTGCAGAAACGGAAAGAACTACAGCAGATAATTTAAATCGTAATTTGGTTCAAGTTGGTTCTGATTTATTTAAAACTTTAAAATCAATCCGTGAAATCACAACGGATTTCAATAATCAAATTGAGTCACAAGATAAATCCATTCATGAATTGACTGAGTTTGTTTCCTCTTTTTCAGAAAGTATCCAATCTTCCGTGGATAATATAGGAAAACAACACAACCAAATCACTTTGTTAAACCACAAGTCAGATACGCTCAAACTTAGCATTTCTGAAATTGGAACTGTTGTGGAAGAATTGAATTCCAATATGAGTGATTTTCAAGATAGAAGTAATGTTCTATCACATACGGTAAAAAATTTAGAAGAAAGGCTTCGGTCTGTTAACGAATCTCAGAAAGAAGTGAGTGAAGTAAATGATATCATGGCAGAGATAGCTGACCGAACAAATTTGCTTGCACTTAATGCTTCCATTGAAGCCGCAAGGGCTGGAGAACATGGGCGAGGATTTGCTGTGGTCGCCCAAGAAGTTGCAAAATTGGCTGAAAATTCCAATGAAAACGCCACTAAAATCAAAAAAATCATCACAACTTCAAATCGATTCATCCAAGAAGGGACTGAGTTAGCTTCCGTTTCACTCCAACAGACAGAATCGCTCCAATCCAAATATGAGCTTCTAAGTGGAGTGATAAAAACGGCAACGAACAAAATCAGTTCTCAGAAAAATATAAATAACGAAGTATTAGAGTCTCTGGACTTAATTGAATCAATTTCAAAAGAACTGGATCAAGAATCCAAAATATTAAATCGAGACAAAGATCAAATGATCGCTGTTGTTCAAAAAATGGATGAAATCAACCGAGAAGTTGTTATTAATGCTAGAAAAGTTGGCGAAAATACTTTAAGTTTGGAAAAACAAGCTGCAGATTTAGCTGCTGAACAGTAG
- a CDS encoding pirin family protein, producing METLKPNSNSVGKKLHPASERGHVNFGWLDSHHSFSFGHWYHPEKTNFGALRVLNDDIVEPSMGFGTHPHQNMEIISIPLFGELAHKDSTGTNGIIRTGDVQIMSAGSGIMHSEFNHSSEKKVNFLQIWILPKVAGIEPRYAQKTFSEAGRVNRFQTVVSPIDEEAVWINQDAYFSLATLEPGKELSYQVHAPGQGIFTFLIQGKLTVDDTVLERRDAVGLWGKEEYKFHADVKSELLVIEVPMK from the coding sequence ATGGAAACATTAAAACCCAACAGCAATTCCGTAGGAAAAAAACTCCACCCAGCTTCCGAGCGTGGGCATGTCAATTTCGGATGGTTGGACAGCCACCATTCCTTTAGTTTTGGCCACTGGTACCATCCCGAAAAAACAAACTTCGGAGCACTTCGCGTACTAAACGATGACATTGTGGAACCAAGCATGGGTTTCGGAACCCATCCACACCAGAATATGGAAATTATTTCTATCCCCCTCTTTGGTGAGTTGGCCCATAAAGATAGTACAGGTACGAATGGTATCATCCGCACAGGAGACGTACAGATTATGTCTGCAGGTTCAGGGATTATGCATTCGGAGTTCAACCACAGCAGTGAAAAAAAAGTGAATTTTTTGCAAATCTGGATCCTTCCTAAGGTGGCAGGCATCGAACCAAGGTATGCTCAAAAAACTTTTTCGGAAGCAGGCCGTGTGAACCGATTCCAAACGGTAGTTTCTCCCATCGATGAAGAAGCCGTTTGGATCAACCAAGACGCTTACTTCTCATTGGCAACTTTGGAGCCAGGCAAAGAACTTTCTTACCAAGTCCATGCACCGGGCCAAGGAATCTTCACTTTTCTCATCCAAGGGAAACTAACAGTAGATGATACCGTTTTGGAACGTAGAGATGCCGTAGGACTTTGGGGAAAAGAAGAATATAAGTTCCATGCCGATGTGAAATCGGAACTACTCGTAATTGAAGTTCCGATGAAGTAG
- a CDS encoding carbonic anhydrase, with protein sequence MKSYQWILGFVLFTLSSNAFAESNTSVSAEEALQKLIDGNIRFTRGNSKRPNQSLERIREVSKKQTPFATIVGCSDSRVPNEIIFDQGLGDLFIVRTAGQVSTFASWGSIEFSVAVLGVNLVVVLGHSNCGAVNAACKANDVPGHIITLTNAIKPAAEKTKHLEGDWLEHAVKANVALQVTSLRKLDPILSKLYNNGQIQIVGAVYDLETGKVSFLDEEYILSISK encoded by the coding sequence ATGAAAAGTTACCAGTGGATTTTGGGCTTCGTTCTTTTTACACTTTCTTCCAATGCCTTTGCGGAAAGTAACACAAGCGTTTCGGCCGAGGAAGCCTTACAAAAGTTAATCGATGGAAACATTAGATTCACGAGGGGAAATTCAAAACGACCTAACCAGTCTTTAGAAAGGATTCGCGAGGTATCAAAGAAACAAACTCCGTTCGCAACGATTGTCGGATGTTCTGATTCTAGAGTCCCAAACGAAATCATATTCGACCAAGGATTAGGAGATTTGTTTATCGTAAGAACAGCAGGGCAAGTGTCCACTTTTGCCTCTTGGGGATCCATAGAATTCTCTGTAGCAGTCCTCGGTGTGAACTTAGTTGTAGTTCTCGGTCATTCCAATTGTGGAGCCGTAAATGCAGCTTGTAAAGCTAATGATGTGCCTGGACATATCATAACGCTAACCAATGCAATTAAACCTGCTGCTGAGAAAACAAAACACCTCGAAGGTGATTGGTTAGAACATGCCGTAAAAGCTAACGTTGCATTACAAGTTACATCCCTTAGAAAACTAGATCCAATCCTCTCTAAACTTTACAACAATGGGCAAATCCAAATCGTCGGAGCCGTTTATGATTTAGAAACAGGAAAAGTAAGTTTTCTCGATGAAGAATATATTCTGTCAATTTCAAAGTAG
- a CDS encoding sodium-dependent bicarbonate transport family permease: MEILNSLIANLQTPMFLAFLLGIFATLIKSDLKFPDGMYTGLTIYLLFAIGLKGGVKLNSTSIEEFYKPAIVALILCISIPIIAYFLLTKIGKYDKANSAALAAHYGSVSAVTFSEALAFLESLHIPYEGYMPSMLAIMEIPAIIVALFLLKTNSSQEKENLSWKKVTHELFTGKGTLLLIGGLIIGILSGKKGHEQFAPLFEVPFRGMLILFLLEVGIVTGRRLSDLKQAGVFLIGFGILFPICNAMFGLILGKYAGLSMGGATILATLSASASYIAAPAAIRIAIPEASPALYLTSSLAITFPFNLSIGLPLYLSVSQYLYGV; the protein is encoded by the coding sequence ATGGAAATACTAAATTCTCTGATAGCCAATCTACAAACACCAATGTTCCTAGCCTTCTTATTAGGTATTTTTGCCACTCTGATTAAAAGTGATTTAAAATTCCCTGATGGAATGTATACAGGGCTTACAATTTACTTACTCTTTGCCATTGGATTAAAAGGGGGAGTCAAACTCAACAGTACCTCAATTGAAGAATTTTACAAACCTGCGATTGTAGCTTTAATTCTTTGTATATCAATTCCTATAATCGCATACTTTTTACTTACGAAAATTGGGAAATATGATAAAGCAAATTCTGCCGCTTTAGCAGCACATTATGGATCTGTATCTGCGGTAACCTTCAGTGAGGCACTTGCATTTCTGGAATCTCTTCATATTCCATATGAAGGTTATATGCCGAGTATGTTGGCCATAATGGAAATTCCGGCAATTATAGTGGCCCTCTTTTTATTAAAAACAAACTCATCTCAAGAAAAAGAAAACTTATCATGGAAAAAAGTCACACACGAACTTTTTACCGGGAAAGGAACCTTACTCTTAATTGGTGGGCTTATCATTGGCATCTTGTCTGGTAAAAAAGGACACGAACAATTTGCCCCCTTATTCGAAGTTCCCTTTAGAGGAATGCTAATTCTATTCTTACTAGAAGTTGGAATTGTTACCGGTCGTCGTTTATCTGACCTTAAACAAGCAGGTGTATTCTTAATAGGTTTCGGAATTCTCTTCCCTATTTGTAATGCAATGTTTGGTTTGATTCTTGGAAAATATGCAGGATTGTCAATGGGTGGTGCAACAATCCTTGCAACTCTTAGCGCAAGTGCATCTTATATTGCTGCGCCTGCTGCCATTCGGATTGCAATTCCAGAAGCTAGTCCCGCATTGTATTTAACATCGTCACTCGCGATTACATTCCCTTTCAATCTTTCGATTGGATTACCACTTT